A stretch of Anaeromyxobacter dehalogenans 2CP-1 DNA encodes these proteins:
- a CDS encoding HEAT repeat domain-containing protein, giving the protein MLARLAAALVLAALAAAPSTADEVRAMLGTIDRPIPAEAWRALGPEAGPLLEAAAASGAELPSRRARALEGLAARGGARAEALHRRLAADPAAPRIVRAGAVRGLGALLPPAGLGDALVPLLSDRDPRLRRAAAEALAARAPAQGCGAVRAQAAREPGRALAAAVQACERAMPRRR; this is encoded by the coding sequence GTGCTCGCGCGCCTCGCCGCCGCCCTCGTCCTCGCCGCCCTCGCCGCCGCGCCCTCCACCGCCGACGAGGTGCGGGCCATGCTCGGCACCATCGACCGCCCCATCCCGGCGGAGGCCTGGCGCGCGCTCGGCCCCGAGGCCGGGCCGCTGCTGGAGGCCGCGGCCGCGAGCGGCGCCGAGCTCCCGAGCCGCCGCGCCCGGGCGCTCGAGGGCCTCGCGGCCCGCGGGGGCGCGCGGGCCGAGGCGCTCCACCGCCGGCTCGCCGCCGACCCGGCCGCGCCGCGCATCGTGCGCGCCGGTGCGGTCCGCGGGCTCGGCGCGCTCCTCCCGCCGGCGGGCCTCGGCGACGCGCTCGTCCCGCTCCTCTCCGACCGCGACCCACGTCTGCGCCGCGCCGCGGCGGAGGCGCTCGCCGCACGGGCGCCGGCCCAGGGCTGCGGCGCGGTGCGGGCGCAGGCCGCCCGCGAGCCGGGCCGCGCGCTCGCCGCGGCGGTGCAGGCGTGCGAGCGGGCGATGCCGCGCCGCCGCTGA
- a CDS encoding hybrid sensor histidine kinase/response regulator, with translation MDGVEPVKILLVDDRPANLLALESALSGAGYELVKAGSGAEALRFLLRDECALILLDVNMPEMDGYETARLVRQNPRTRNIPVVFITAYGADERRVLSGYEAGAVDYLFKPVTPELLRSKVAAFVALHRAQRQILAQAEQLRAHERREHALALAQLELQSLRRQEAAQKRYRTLVEGITHALVWVIDPDTLVCRFVSPSAEAILGHPADRWTADPGLFAAALHPADRDQVLASLRAITAGSHGTTLQHRFVRADGSEAWFETAARLLPGEDGAGLELRGFSVEVTEVVEGRAALELLARATAELSGSLDCRDTVARAAAVAVPSLGEGCAVEVVVDPRAPPVRAVAHVRPEAREALERVARHPSLGRGPERGTEVIQDPAGLLDADGEGLARDLDALAAAEIVQVALTAHDQRLGTMRLFTSRPARARDLELAAELGRRVAQAVENALLYHRAKEAVELRERFLSIASHELRTPLAALLLQARVLNQLLDTGRIPVPPGSREELQRRVRGAVKQVERLGGLVNSLFDLARIRSGRLALERAPCDLVEIARDVAGRFEDVLALQGRAFTVETPEALRGVWDRGRVDQVITNLLSNAVKHGASGPVALRVSRRGAAVEVAVKDAGRGISEADRARIFELFEQGERSAGTGGLGLGLYITRSIAEAHGGRVSVEAPEGGGAVFRLELPVGVEESEREAASPPARELDDGRALVGG, from the coding sequence ATGGACGGTGTCGAGCCCGTGAAGATCCTGCTGGTCGACGATCGGCCGGCGAACCTGCTGGCGCTCGAATCGGCGCTCTCCGGGGCGGGGTACGAGCTGGTGAAGGCCGGATCCGGCGCGGAGGCGCTGCGGTTCCTGCTGCGCGACGAGTGCGCGCTCATCCTGCTCGACGTGAACATGCCGGAAATGGACGGGTACGAGACCGCGCGCCTGGTCCGGCAGAACCCGCGCACCCGCAACATCCCGGTCGTCTTCATCACCGCGTACGGCGCCGACGAGCGCCGGGTGCTGAGCGGCTACGAGGCGGGCGCGGTCGACTACCTGTTCAAGCCGGTGACCCCCGAGCTGCTCCGCTCCAAGGTGGCGGCGTTCGTGGCGCTGCACCGCGCGCAGCGGCAGATCCTGGCGCAGGCGGAGCAGCTCCGGGCGCACGAGCGGCGCGAGCACGCCCTGGCGCTGGCGCAGCTCGAGCTGCAGAGCCTGCGCCGGCAGGAGGCGGCGCAGAAGCGCTACCGCACGCTGGTCGAGGGGATCACCCACGCGCTGGTGTGGGTGATCGATCCCGACACGCTGGTGTGCCGCTTCGTGAGCCCGAGCGCCGAGGCGATCCTCGGTCACCCGGCGGACCGCTGGACCGCGGACCCTGGCCTGTTCGCGGCGGCGCTGCACCCGGCCGATCGCGACCAGGTGCTGGCGTCGCTCCGCGCCATCACGGCCGGCAGCCACGGCACCACGCTGCAGCACCGCTTCGTGCGCGCCGACGGGTCCGAGGCGTGGTTCGAGACGGCGGCGCGGCTCCTGCCCGGCGAGGACGGCGCCGGCCTCGAGCTGCGCGGCTTCTCGGTCGAGGTGACCGAGGTGGTGGAGGGGCGCGCCGCGCTGGAGCTCCTGGCGCGGGCGACCGCCGAGCTGTCCGGCTCGCTCGACTGCCGGGACACGGTCGCGCGCGCCGCGGCGGTGGCGGTGCCGTCGCTCGGCGAGGGCTGCGCGGTCGAGGTGGTGGTCGATCCGCGCGCCCCGCCCGTGCGCGCGGTCGCCCACGTCCGCCCGGAGGCGCGCGAGGCGCTCGAGCGCGTGGCCCGTCACCCGTCGCTCGGCCGGGGGCCGGAGCGCGGCACCGAGGTGATCCAGGATCCGGCCGGCCTGCTGGACGCGGACGGCGAGGGGCTGGCGCGCGATCTCGACGCGCTCGCCGCCGCGGAGATCGTGCAGGTCGCGCTCACCGCGCACGACCAGCGCCTCGGCACCATGCGCCTCTTCACCTCGCGCCCGGCGCGCGCCCGCGACCTCGAGCTCGCCGCCGAGCTGGGCCGGCGCGTCGCGCAGGCGGTGGAGAACGCGCTCCTCTACCACCGCGCGAAGGAGGCGGTGGAGCTGCGCGAGCGCTTCCTCTCCATCGCCTCGCACGAGCTGCGCACGCCGCTGGCGGCGCTGCTGCTGCAGGCTCGCGTGCTGAACCAGCTCCTCGACACCGGGCGCATCCCGGTGCCGCCCGGCTCGCGCGAGGAGCTGCAGCGGCGCGTACGCGGCGCGGTGAAGCAGGTGGAGCGGCTCGGCGGGCTCGTGAACAGCCTGTTCGACCTGGCCCGGATCCGGAGCGGGCGCCTGGCGCTGGAGCGCGCCCCCTGCGACCTCGTCGAGATCGCGCGCGACGTGGCCGGGCGCTTCGAGGACGTGCTCGCGCTGCAGGGGCGCGCGTTCACGGTGGAGACGCCGGAGGCGCTGCGCGGCGTGTGGGACCGCGGGCGCGTGGACCAGGTCATCACCAACCTGCTCTCCAACGCGGTCAAGCACGGCGCGTCCGGGCCGGTGGCGCTGCGCGTCTCGCGGCGCGGCGCCGCGGTCGAGGTGGCGGTGAAGGACGCCGGGCGCGGCATCTCCGAGGCGGACCGGGCGCGCATCTTCGAGCTGTTCGAGCAGGGCGAGCGGAGCGCGGGCACCGGGGGGCTCGGCCTCGGGCTCTACATCACCCGCAGCATCGCCGAGGCGCACGGCGGCCGCGTGTCGGTGGAGGCGCCGGAGGGCGGCGGGGCCGTGTTCCGGCTGGAGCTGCCGGTCGGCGTGGAGGAGTCCGAGCGCGAGGCTGCGTCGCCACCGGCGCGGGAGCTCGACGACGGGCGCGCCCTCGTCGGCGGCTAG
- a CDS encoding glycine cleavage system protein H → MEILEAAGSLLVGMGGRLALSIAGGLALAIPAVLLGVGIHALRQRRARAVPMEDGLAWRPGAYFAPNHTWLAPGRRTGEFTVGVDDLARHILPSVTSVELPRPGMDVHRGDPIVVLRAGGRTVRMGAPVDGKVMRVNPAVRRDPGLVHREPYGGGWLFTLAPADAAYMRLPQDREAGGWLSAERTRLSRFVESELGLAAADGGALVEPLPAALGEEGWRKVVFAFLHAA, encoded by the coding sequence ATGGAGATCCTGGAAGCCGCCGGCTCGCTCCTGGTCGGCATGGGTGGGCGCCTCGCGCTCAGCATCGCGGGCGGGCTCGCGCTCGCGATCCCGGCGGTGCTCCTGGGCGTCGGGATCCACGCGCTGCGGCAGCGGCGCGCACGCGCGGTGCCCATGGAGGACGGGCTCGCCTGGCGGCCCGGGGCGTACTTCGCCCCCAACCACACCTGGCTCGCGCCGGGGCGCCGCACCGGCGAGTTCACCGTTGGTGTCGACGACCTGGCGCGGCACATCCTGCCGTCGGTGACGTCCGTCGAGCTGCCGCGGCCCGGCATGGACGTCCACCGCGGCGACCCCATCGTCGTGCTCCGCGCCGGAGGCCGGACCGTCCGCATGGGCGCGCCGGTGGACGGCAAGGTGATGCGGGTGAACCCGGCCGTGCGCCGGGACCCGGGGCTGGTGCACCGCGAGCCGTACGGCGGCGGCTGGCTGTTCACGCTCGCGCCCGCGGACGCGGCCTACATGCGCCTGCCGCAGGACCGGGAGGCGGGCGGCTGGCTCTCGGCCGAGCGCACGCGGCTGTCGCGCTTCGTCGAGTCCGAGCTGGGCCTCGCCGCGGCCGACGGCGGCGCGCTGGTCGAGCCGCTCCCCGCCGCGCTCGGCGAGGAGGGCTGGCGCAAGGTCGTGTTCGCGTTCCTGCACGCCGCGTAG
- a CDS encoding IgA Peptidase M64, with the protein MIPLLVALAVSAAPSQPRTLRLDLFHTGTATEERFAVDRVVLEPLPFPGNPARPVDDTNLGKYFFEVRDLATNRVVYSRGYASIYGEWETTEDARKVGRTFSESLRFPAPDAPVQVLVKKRGAGNAFQEVWSTVVDPKDRFVDPSRPPSPGPLIEILKSGDPAHKLDLLLLGDGYTEAERGKFEKDARRLVAELFEHEPFRSRKADFNVWGLCPPAEEKGVSRPLTGVHRRTRVGATYDAFGSERYLLTFENRSMRDVASFAPYDALAILANGETYGGGGIFNLYATVAADNRWAGYIFVHELGHHLAALADEYFTSDTAYLSPEGRPEPWEPNVTADPKAAKWADLVAAGTPLPTPWPKDVFTKRANEFQERRKRIRAQNRPEAEMDALFLAQQKEETALLGQARFSKAVGAFEGANYEATGYFRPQMDCVMFTRDPVPFCSVCQRSIGRVIDLYTAR; encoded by the coding sequence ATGATCCCCCTGCTCGTCGCGCTCGCCGTGTCGGCGGCCCCCTCCCAGCCCCGGACCCTCCGCCTCGACCTGTTCCACACCGGCACCGCCACCGAGGAGCGCTTCGCGGTGGACCGGGTGGTGCTCGAGCCGCTGCCGTTCCCGGGCAACCCGGCGCGCCCGGTCGACGACACCAACCTCGGCAAGTACTTCTTCGAGGTCCGGGACCTCGCCACCAACCGCGTCGTCTACTCCCGCGGCTACGCCTCCATCTACGGAGAGTGGGAGACCACCGAGGACGCGCGCAAGGTGGGCCGCACCTTCTCCGAGTCGCTCCGCTTCCCCGCGCCCGACGCGCCGGTGCAGGTGTTGGTGAAGAAGCGCGGCGCCGGCAACGCGTTCCAGGAGGTCTGGTCCACGGTGGTCGATCCGAAGGACCGCTTCGTGGACCCGTCGCGGCCGCCCTCGCCCGGGCCGCTGATCGAGATCCTGAAGAGCGGCGACCCCGCCCACAAGCTCGACCTGCTGCTGCTCGGCGACGGATACACCGAGGCCGAGCGCGGCAAGTTCGAGAAGGACGCGCGGCGGCTGGTGGCGGAGCTGTTCGAGCACGAGCCGTTCCGCTCGCGGAAGGCCGACTTCAACGTGTGGGGGCTCTGCCCGCCCGCCGAGGAGAAGGGCGTCTCCCGCCCGCTCACCGGCGTGCACCGCCGCACCCGCGTCGGGGCCACCTACGACGCGTTCGGCTCGGAGCGCTACCTGCTCACGTTCGAGAACCGCTCCATGCGCGACGTGGCGTCGTTCGCGCCGTACGACGCGCTCGCCATCCTGGCGAACGGCGAGACCTACGGCGGCGGCGGCATCTTCAACCTCTACGCCACCGTCGCCGCCGACAACCGCTGGGCCGGCTACATCTTCGTGCACGAGCTGGGGCACCACCTGGCCGCGCTCGCCGACGAGTACTTCACCTCCGACACCGCCTACCTCTCGCCGGAAGGCCGACCCGAGCCGTGGGAGCCGAACGTCACCGCCGACCCGAAGGCCGCGAAGTGGGCCGACCTCGTCGCGGCGGGCACGCCGCTCCCCACGCCGTGGCCGAAGGACGTGTTCACGAAGCGCGCGAACGAGTTCCAGGAGCGCCGCAAGCGCATCCGCGCGCAGAACCGGCCCGAGGCCGAGATGGACGCGCTGTTCCTGGCGCAGCAGAAGGAGGAGACCGCCCTGCTCGGCCAGGCGCGGTTCTCGAAGGCGGTGGGCGCGTTCGAGGGCGCGAACTACGAGGCCACCGGCTACTTCCGGCCGCAGATGGACTGCGTCATGTTCACCCGCGATCCGGTGCCGTTCTGCTCGGTCTGCCAGCGCTCGATCGGCCGGGTGATCGATCTGTACACGGCGCGGTGA
- a CDS encoding NUDIX hydrolase: MRAPGFDEATERVRRALAARPRRALAVPGFRAAAVLVALLDRAGGPSILFTRRSQALEHHRGEISFPGGRLEPGEDAAAAALREAHEEVGLAPAASEVLGLLDDLPSVAGYVVTPVAASVRAPPGAFTASAGEVDEHFELPLAQLLDPALRRASLWDPAGLPERLAAVVARAAVPFEDVDPGTGHWRVWSFHADEARVVWGLTARILADLLDRAFVARG, encoded by the coding sequence ATGCGTGCCCCCGGCTTCGACGAGGCGACCGAGCGCGTGCGCCGTGCGCTCGCCGCGCGGCCGCGGCGGGCGCTCGCGGTGCCCGGCTTCCGGGCGGCGGCGGTGCTGGTCGCGCTGCTCGACCGCGCCGGCGGCCCCTCGATCCTGTTCACCCGCCGTTCACAGGCGCTCGAGCACCACCGCGGCGAGATCTCCTTCCCGGGGGGGCGGCTCGAGCCCGGAGAGGACGCCGCGGCCGCCGCGCTGCGCGAGGCGCACGAGGAGGTGGGCCTGGCGCCGGCCGCGTCCGAGGTGCTCGGCCTCCTCGACGACCTGCCCAGCGTGGCCGGGTACGTGGTGACGCCGGTCGCCGCCTCGGTGCGCGCGCCGCCCGGCGCGTTCACCGCCTCCGCCGGCGAGGTGGACGAGCACTTCGAGCTGCCACTGGCGCAGCTCCTCGATCCGGCGCTGCGGCGCGCCTCGCTGTGGGATCCCGCCGGCCTCCCGGAGCGGCTCGCGGCGGTGGTGGCGCGCGCGGCGGTGCCGTTCGAGGACGTGGACCCGGGGACGGGACACTGGCGGGTGTGGTCGTTCCACGCGGACGAGGCGCGGGTGGTCTGGGGCCTGACGGCCCGCATCCTGGCGGATCTCCTCGATCGGGCCTTCGTCGCGCGGGGGTGA
- a CDS encoding SEL1-like repeat protein, protein MLALAVALLAAAAASGPPMACERLASLFPNAPRPPGGEPGCAAALRGACDAGRRLACAELGRVLEAGTAGPADPAGAAALHRRACDAGVGAACARLAQHLREAGQPARAVTEALEEGCALGSGAACLERAAAEPDPARGVRLRERACDLGEAEGCLAIVAGAPPARAQALRDRACWLGSADGCAAAGAGLARGDAGPEDPVAARLRLERGCELGGAEACARLGLVLLAEGRRGEAARGARLLVEGCPALGAEECLDSAEAWLKGPQAVIDEGSDPALLDLACRRKVPDACAWLGRMVQEGRRLPADGPRAADLYRRACEAGRAGACSDLGVLYRFGAGVPRDEARAGALFAGACARGVERACALRDDPSRPID, encoded by the coding sequence GTGCTCGCGCTCGCCGTCGCCCTGCTCGCTGCCGCCGCCGCCTCGGGCCCGCCCATGGCCTGCGAGCGGCTCGCCAGCCTGTTCCCGAACGCTCCCCGCCCGCCGGGCGGGGAGCCGGGCTGCGCCGCGGCGCTCCGCGGGGCGTGCGACGCGGGGCGGCGGCTCGCCTGCGCCGAGCTGGGGCGCGTGCTCGAGGCGGGCACCGCCGGGCCGGCGGATCCGGCCGGCGCCGCCGCGCTCCACCGCCGCGCCTGCGACGCCGGGGTGGGGGCCGCCTGCGCGCGCCTCGCGCAGCACCTCCGCGAAGCGGGGCAGCCGGCGCGCGCGGTGACCGAGGCGCTGGAGGAGGGTTGCGCGCTGGGCTCCGGGGCCGCCTGCCTGGAGCGCGCCGCGGCGGAGCCGGACCCGGCGCGCGGGGTGCGGCTTCGCGAGCGCGCCTGCGATCTCGGCGAGGCGGAGGGCTGCCTCGCGATCGTCGCCGGCGCGCCGCCCGCCCGCGCGCAGGCGCTGCGGGATCGCGCCTGCTGGCTCGGCTCGGCCGACGGCTGCGCGGCCGCCGGGGCGGGGCTCGCCCGCGGCGACGCGGGGCCGGAGGATCCCGTCGCGGCGCGGCTGCGGCTCGAGCGCGGCTGCGAGCTGGGGGGCGCCGAGGCGTGCGCGCGGCTCGGGCTGGTGCTGCTCGCGGAGGGGCGGCGCGGCGAGGCGGCGCGCGGCGCGCGGCTGCTGGTGGAGGGGTGCCCGGCGCTCGGCGCGGAGGAGTGCCTGGACTCGGCCGAGGCCTGGCTGAAGGGCCCGCAGGCGGTGATCGACGAGGGCTCGGACCCGGCGCTGCTCGACCTCGCCTGCCGGCGGAAGGTCCCGGACGCCTGCGCGTGGCTGGGGCGGATGGTGCAGGAGGGCCGGCGCCTGCCGGCGGACGGCCCGCGCGCCGCCGACCTGTACCGCCGCGCCTGCGAGGCGGGCCGCGCCGGCGCCTGCTCGGACCTGGGCGTGCTCTACCGGTTCGGCGCCGGCGTCCCGCGCGACGAGGCGCGCGCCGGGGCGCTGTTCGCCGGCGCCTGCGCCCGGGGCGTCGAGCGCGCCTGCGCGCTCCGCGACGATCCCTCGCGGCCGATCGACTGA
- a CDS encoding acyl-CoA dehydrogenase family protein yields MVDKKTASFMRSLALGDIEEEILLPYPEPRRAEKETLEAIQQTLKSMLGGRGADFRAWDRAGEMPPGFVQDLKDAGLFSLVVPEHHGGMGLGATAYARVIQELGRYDASVAVTVGAHSSIGMRGLLLFGTEEQKARYLPRLATGELIAAFCLTEPGAGSDAASIKTTAVRDGDDWILNGEKLWITNGGIADFFTVFAKTSLEGRGHITAFIVTRDMKGVTTGPHEDKMGIRASSTTTVVLEDVRVPAANVLGEEGKGFKVAMKILNAGRTGLGGGSVGGMKRLIELSVAQAKERKQFGQPIASFGLVQQKIGQMVIDCYAAESVVNMVAGLVDRGFEETQVEAAISKVLASESVWRTADEALQIAAGSGYMREMPYEMALRDTRINRIFEGTNEILRLFIALTAVNDLGQELADVAESMKGVLADPIKGFGVMSDYAKRRAALATGLRRKKGKWTMLHPALAEDAAVFEAAATDLAIAADKLLRRYGKKIVGAQLLTKRLADAMIDLFTLACMLARVSTRLEDHGEAAAVEERRILTVFARQARRRVEAGLAGLEQNEDGALQAVAAHALETGRYGWDNL; encoded by the coding sequence ATGGTGGACAAGAAGACCGCGAGCTTCATGCGCTCGCTCGCCCTGGGTGACATCGAGGAGGAGATCCTCCTCCCCTACCCGGAGCCGCGCCGCGCCGAGAAGGAGACCCTGGAGGCGATCCAGCAGACCTTGAAGTCCATGCTGGGCGGGCGCGGCGCCGACTTCCGCGCCTGGGACCGCGCCGGCGAGATGCCGCCCGGCTTCGTGCAGGACCTGAAGGACGCCGGGCTGTTCAGCCTGGTGGTCCCGGAGCACCACGGCGGCATGGGGCTCGGCGCCACCGCCTACGCCCGCGTCATCCAGGAGCTGGGGCGCTACGACGCCTCGGTCGCGGTCACCGTCGGCGCGCACAGCTCCATCGGCATGCGCGGCCTGCTCCTGTTCGGCACCGAGGAGCAGAAGGCGCGCTACCTGCCGCGCCTCGCCACCGGCGAGCTCATCGCCGCCTTCTGCCTCACCGAGCCGGGCGCCGGCTCCGACGCCGCCAGCATCAAGACCACCGCGGTCCGCGACGGCGACGACTGGATCCTGAACGGCGAGAAGCTCTGGATCACGAACGGCGGCATCGCCGACTTCTTCACGGTCTTCGCGAAGACCTCGCTGGAGGGGCGCGGCCACATCACCGCCTTCATCGTCACGCGCGACATGAAGGGCGTCACCACCGGCCCGCACGAGGACAAGATGGGCATCCGCGCCTCCTCCACCACCACGGTGGTGCTCGAGGACGTGCGCGTGCCCGCGGCGAACGTGCTCGGCGAGGAGGGCAAGGGCTTCAAGGTCGCGATGAAGATCCTGAACGCCGGCCGCACCGGCCTGGGCGGCGGCTCGGTGGGCGGGATGAAGCGGCTCATCGAGCTGTCGGTGGCGCAGGCGAAGGAGCGCAAGCAGTTCGGCCAGCCCATCGCGAGCTTCGGGCTCGTCCAGCAGAAGATCGGCCAGATGGTGATCGACTGCTACGCGGCCGAGAGCGTCGTGAACATGGTGGCGGGGCTGGTGGACCGGGGGTTCGAGGAGACGCAGGTCGAGGCGGCCATCTCGAAGGTGCTCGCCTCGGAGAGCGTGTGGCGCACCGCCGACGAGGCCCTGCAGATCGCGGCCGGCTCGGGGTACATGCGCGAGATGCCGTACGAGATGGCGCTCCGCGACACCCGCATCAACCGCATCTTCGAGGGCACGAACGAGATCCTCCGGCTGTTCATCGCGCTCACCGCGGTGAACGACCTGGGCCAGGAGCTGGCCGACGTGGCGGAGTCGATGAAGGGCGTGCTCGCCGATCCCATCAAGGGCTTCGGCGTCATGTCCGACTACGCGAAGCGCCGCGCCGCGCTCGCCACCGGGCTGCGCCGCAAGAAGGGCAAGTGGACCATGCTCCACCCGGCGCTCGCCGAGGACGCGGCGGTGTTCGAGGCCGCCGCCACCGACCTCGCCATCGCCGCGGACAAGCTGCTGCGCAGGTACGGCAAGAAGATCGTGGGCGCGCAGCTCCTCACCAAGCGGCTCGCCGACGCGATGATCGACCTGTTCACGCTCGCCTGCATGCTGGCGCGCGTGTCCACGCGGCTCGAGGACCACGGCGAGGCGGCCGCGGTGGAGGAGCGGCGCATCCTGACGGTGTTCGCGCGCCAGGCCCGCCGGCGCGTGGAGGCGGGGCTCGCCGGCCTCGAGCAGAACGAGGACGGCGCGCTCCAGGCCGTCGCGGCGCACGCGCTCGAGACCGGCCGGTACGGCTGGGACAATCTGTAG
- a CDS encoding response regulator: MAPIRILVVDDNHLIRKLIGLILEGAGYTPIDADSGEAALALVHADPPDLVIVDEVMPGMLGSELVRLLRRSRERRLRSLAVVGVSGHDGAARALLQAGADAFVAKPVEEHPLLDAIARALGRPFRPDDPPGMPAA, from the coding sequence ATGGCGCCCATCCGGATCCTGGTGGTGGACGACAACCACCTCATCCGAAAGCTGATCGGCCTCATCCTCGAGGGGGCGGGCTACACGCCCATCGACGCCGACTCGGGCGAGGCGGCGCTGGCGCTCGTGCACGCCGATCCGCCGGACCTCGTGATCGTGGACGAGGTGATGCCGGGCATGCTCGGCTCCGAGCTGGTGCGCCTGCTGCGTCGCTCGCGCGAGCGCCGGCTGCGCAGCCTGGCGGTGGTGGGGGTCTCCGGGCACGACGGCGCGGCCCGCGCGCTCCTGCAGGCCGGCGCCGACGCGTTCGTGGCGAAGCCGGTGGAGGAGCACCCGCTCCTCGACGCGATCGCGCGTGCGCTGGGCCGCCCGTTCCGGCCCGACGACCCGCCCGGCATGCCCGCCGCCTGA